Proteins co-encoded in one Capnocytophaga ochracea DSM 7271 genomic window:
- a CDS encoding TonB-dependent receptor — MNKHITYILTMLLFSASTMAVAQSRKDSLSTKVVDVVKSYAPTIADADKKREDANVKDSLTVKKKQINYTIYSVPVASTFVPEKGKAASVKPKVIREDYLDSYFGGGFGMLNTFYADANITLPVNDNSNASFLLNHISANDDMDEVYTDTYYALSSAELRYDFQNQDVLWGLTADIGRRLHNWYGIRPASYTRQQLIGKVDDVHQTYFDYGVGGYLQWSNPYFKGLDFSVRGLYDHFDSKELNVKAQPTFEIPLTDDQKVRTNVILDYYNGSFTRQNNLVNELNNRWMLFGVNPSYHLSIENLDLKLGVALMYVDANQSDESKFKAYPDVEASYPLTADAILHAGIRGIMQQNTVEKLTKENPFLSPMQEIKPTNVQADAFVALKGKVTSDLLYRIQGSYRQYKEMPLFTTNSETPTIATEILPYQYNNSFKLVYDEVNDMELLASIGGNIKDVFSFTFEGRYNNYNARVQKNKTAWNLPSTRVSLFTDFRILPNLFAGFDFFYVGKRYDLDYVTVANPIPEKLSLEGYFDINFHADYTFNKHWQVFLKANNLTSEHYKKWLYYPSQGVQAFAGVRYLFSLSNK, encoded by the coding sequence ATGAACAAACACATCACATATATTCTAACAATGCTTTTGTTCTCTGCCTCAACAATGGCAGTCGCTCAAAGCCGTAAAGACAGCCTCTCTACCAAAGTGGTAGATGTGGTAAAGTCATATGCTCCTACAATTGCCGACGCCGACAAAAAGCGTGAAGATGCAAACGTAAAAGATTCGCTTACCGTTAAGAAAAAGCAAATCAACTATACCATCTATTCGGTACCGGTAGCCTCTACTTTTGTTCCCGAAAAAGGCAAAGCAGCTTCGGTGAAACCAAAAGTCATTCGCGAAGACTATTTAGATTCTTATTTCGGTGGAGGTTTCGGTATGCTCAATACCTTTTATGCCGATGCCAATATCACTCTCCCTGTAAATGATAACAGTAACGCTTCTTTCTTACTGAATCACATCTCAGCCAATGATGATATGGACGAGGTATACACCGATACCTATTATGCGCTCTCATCGGCTGAGTTGCGTTATGATTTTCAGAACCAAGATGTACTTTGGGGGCTCACTGCTGATATAGGTCGCCGTTTGCACAACTGGTATGGCATTCGTCCCGCTTCTTATACAAGGCAACAGTTGATTGGAAAAGTAGATGATGTACACCAAACCTATTTCGATTATGGTGTAGGAGGTTACCTCCAATGGTCTAATCCTTACTTTAAAGGACTTGATTTCAGCGTACGTGGGCTCTACGACCATTTCGATAGTAAAGAATTGAATGTAAAAGCACAACCCACCTTCGAAATTCCTCTTACCGATGACCAAAAAGTTCGTACCAATGTAATTCTCGATTATTACAATGGTAGTTTTACCCGTCAAAATAACTTAGTAAACGAGCTTAACAATCGTTGGATGCTCTTTGGGGTAAATCCTTCTTATCATTTGTCTATCGAGAATTTAGACTTAAAATTAGGCGTTGCTTTGATGTATGTAGATGCGAACCAGTCCGATGAAAGCAAGTTTAAAGCTTATCCCGATGTAGAGGCTTCTTATCCACTTACTGCCGATGCTATTTTGCACGCAGGTATACGCGGTATTATGCAACAAAACACAGTAGAGAAACTCACCAAAGAGAATCCTTTTCTCTCACCTATGCAAGAAATTAAGCCTACCAACGTGCAAGCCGATGCTTTTGTAGCCCTTAAAGGAAAAGTAACTTCCGATTTGCTTTATCGCATACAAGGAAGCTATCGCCAATACAAAGAGATGCCTCTGTTTACTACCAATTCCGAGACACCTACTATCGCCACCGAAATATTGCCTTATCAATATAACAACTCTTTTAAGTTAGTGTATGACGAAGTAAACGATATGGAGCTTTTAGCTTCTATCGGAGGAAATATAAAAGATGTTTTCTCTTTTACCTTTGAAGGAAGATATAATAACTATAACGCACGTGTACAGAAAAATAAAACCGCTTGGAACTTGCCCAGCACACGAGTATCTCTCTTCACCGATTTTAGAATATTACCCAATCTTTTTGCTGGCTTCGACTTCTTTTATGTAGGAAAACGTTACGACCTCGATTACGTAACTGTTGCAAATCCTATTCCCGAGAAGCTCTCTTTGGAAGGTTATTTTGATATCAATTTCCACGCCGATTACACTTTCAACAAACATTGGCAAGTATTCTTAAAAGCCAACAACCTCACCAGTGAACACTATAAAAAATGGTTGTATTATCCTTCACAAGGTGTACAAGCCTTTGCAGGAGTACGTTATCTGTTTAGCCTAAGTAACAAGTAA